In one Desulfoferula mesophila genomic region, the following are encoded:
- a CDS encoding cobalamin B12-binding domain-containing protein, whose product MRKIRVLAAKPGLDGHDRGVKVIAAALRDAGMEVIYTGLRQTPEQIVATALQEDVDVIALSILSGAHDYLFPEVMKLIKQKGMDNVLVLGGGVIPEEDIPALKAAGIAEVFGPGTNTHKIVEFIKANVKSRD is encoded by the coding sequence ATGCGCAAGATAAGAGTACTGGCGGCCAAGCCCGGCCTGGACGGTCACGACCGGGGAGTCAAGGTCATCGCCGCGGCGCTGCGCGACGCGGGCATGGAGGTGATCTACACCGGTCTCAGGCAAACCCCCGAGCAGATAGTGGCCACCGCCCTGCAGGAGGACGTGGACGTCATCGCCCTGTCCATCCTCTCCGGGGCCCACGACTACCTCTTCCCCGAGGTGATGAAGCTGATCAAGCAAAAGGGCATGGACAACGTGCTGGTGCTGGGCGGCGGGGTCATCCCCGAGGAGGACATACCGGCCCTCAAGGCGGCGGGCATCGCCGAGGTGTTTGGGCCGGGCACCAACACCCACAAGATCGTGGAGTTCATCAAGGCCAACGTGAAGTCCCGCGACTAG
- a CDS encoding indolepyruvate oxidoreductase subunit beta translates to MKALTHDPLDIVVTGVGGQGNVLASQVLGRALLTAGYEVTVGETYGLSQRGGSVMSQVRLSSGPVLGPMMPDHRATAIVSLEPLEVLRLVGVYGHPGVVVLTNDRPLRPLGVLAGEQSYPEPEELRATLEGLCASLYWLPATAAALELGNHILANVVLLGALCGLELLPIGAREVEQALGEMFPASKMPPNRQALAKGLALVKEV, encoded by the coding sequence ATGAAAGCGCTAACCCATGATCCCCTGGACATCGTGGTCACCGGGGTGGGCGGCCAGGGCAACGTCTTGGCCAGCCAGGTGCTGGGCCGGGCCCTACTCACGGCCGGCTACGAGGTCACCGTGGGCGAGACCTACGGCCTGAGCCAGCGGGGCGGCTCGGTGATGAGCCAGGTGCGCCTAAGTTCCGGGCCGGTGCTGGGGCCCATGATGCCCGACCACCGGGCCACGGCCATCGTGAGCCTGGAGCCCTTGGAGGTCCTGCGCCTGGTGGGCGTCTACGGCCACCCCGGCGTGGTGGTGCTCACCAACGACCGGCCCCTGCGCCCCCTGGGGGTGCTGGCCGGAGAGCAGAGCTACCCCGAGCCCGAGGAACTGCGGGCCACCCTGGAGGGCCTGTGCGCCAGCCTCTACTGGCTGCCCGCCACGGCGGCCGCCCTGGAGCTGGGCAACCACATCCTGGCCAACGTGGTGCTCTTGGGCGCCCTGTGCGGCCTGGAGCTTTTGCCCATCGGCGCGCGCGAGGTGGAACAGGCCCTGGGCGAGATGTTCCCCGCCTCCAAGATGCCTCCCAACCGCCAGGCCCTGGCCAAGGGTCTGGCCCTGGTAAAAGAGGTTTAG
- a CDS encoding acyl-CoA mutase large subunit family protein, whose amino-acid sequence MSSFVEQLQAWQAGVDKMLAKRPERKKQFTTLSGLPIERVYLPEDPGDEYAQKLGLPGEYPYARGVQPTMYRGRLWTMRQYAGFATAAESNQRYRYLLDQGTTGLSVAFDLPTQIGYDADHDLARGEVGKVGVSISSLKDMEVLFDQIPLDKVSTSMTINAPAGILLAMYIAVAEKQGVSPDKLRGTIQNDILKEYSSRGTYIFPPRPSMRIITNIFAYCAAEVPLWNTISISGYHIREAGSTAVQEVAFTLANGMAYVKAAMDAGLDVDEFGPRLSFFFNAHSEFLEEVAKYRAARRLWAKIMKERFGAKNPKSMMVRFHTQTAGCSLTAQQPKNNIVRVAFQAMSAVLGGTQSLHTNSMDEALSLPTQEAVTIALRTQQIIGYETGVTETVDPLAGAYYIEHLTDEIQKRAEAYIAKIDEMGGAVPAIEQGYVQREIQEAAYDYQKAVEDNERVVVGVNKFVVKEPPPSGLLRVDPKVREEQAAALAQLRGQRDQKAVDAALAGLKAAAQEDQNLMPHFLSCVRGYTTLGEICDTLRGVFGEYQAPTTI is encoded by the coding sequence ATGAGCAGTTTCGTGGAACAACTTCAGGCGTGGCAGGCCGGCGTGGACAAGATGCTGGCCAAGCGCCCGGAACGCAAAAAGCAATTCACCACCCTCAGCGGCCTGCCCATAGAGCGGGTGTATCTGCCGGAAGACCCCGGCGACGAGTACGCCCAAAAGCTGGGCCTGCCGGGCGAATACCCCTATGCGCGCGGGGTGCAGCCCACCATGTACCGGGGCCGCCTGTGGACCATGCGCCAATACGCGGGCTTCGCCACCGCCGCAGAGAGCAACCAGCGCTACCGCTATCTGCTGGACCAGGGCACCACCGGCCTGAGCGTGGCCTTCGACCTGCCCACCCAGATCGGCTACGACGCGGACCACGACCTGGCCCGGGGCGAGGTGGGCAAGGTGGGCGTGTCCATCAGCTCTTTGAAGGACATGGAGGTGCTTTTCGACCAGATCCCCCTGGACAAGGTCTCCACCTCCATGACCATCAACGCCCCGGCGGGCATCCTGTTGGCCATGTACATCGCGGTGGCCGAAAAGCAGGGGGTGAGCCCGGACAAGCTCCGGGGTACCATCCAAAACGACATCCTCAAGGAATACTCCAGCCGGGGCACCTACATCTTCCCGCCCCGGCCCTCCATGCGCATCATCACCAACATCTTCGCCTACTGCGCGGCCGAGGTGCCGCTGTGGAACACCATCAGCATCAGCGGCTACCACATCCGCGAGGCGGGCAGCACGGCGGTGCAGGAGGTGGCCTTCACCCTGGCCAACGGCATGGCCTACGTCAAGGCGGCCATGGACGCGGGCCTGGACGTGGATGAGTTCGGCCCCCGCCTGAGCTTCTTCTTCAACGCCCACAGCGAGTTCTTGGAGGAGGTGGCCAAATACCGCGCCGCCCGCCGCCTGTGGGCCAAGATCATGAAGGAGCGCTTCGGGGCCAAAAACCCCAAGAGCATGATGGTGCGCTTCCACACCCAGACCGCCGGTTGCAGCCTCACCGCCCAGCAGCCCAAGAACAACATCGTGCGGGTGGCCTTCCAGGCCATGAGCGCGGTGTTGGGCGGCACCCAGAGCCTGCACACCAACTCCATGGACGAGGCGCTGAGCCTGCCCACCCAAGAGGCGGTGACCATCGCGCTACGCACCCAGCAGATCATCGGCTACGAGACCGGGGTCACCGAGACGGTGGACCCCCTGGCCGGAGCCTATTACATCGAGCACCTCACCGACGAGATTCAGAAGCGGGCCGAAGCCTACATCGCCAAGATCGACGAGATGGGCGGCGCCGTGCCGGCCATCGAGCAGGGCTACGTACAGCGCGAGATCCAGGAAGCGGCCTACGACTACCAGAAGGCGGTGGAGGACAACGAGCGCGTGGTGGTGGGAGTGAACAAGTTCGTGGTCAAAGAGCCCCCGCCCAGCGGCCTCCTGCGGGTGGACCCCAAGGTGCGCGAGGAGCAGGCGGCGGCCCTGGCCCAGCTGCGCGGCCAGCGCGACCAGAAGGCGGTGGACGCCGCCCTGGCCGGGCTCAAGGCGGCGGCCCAGGAGGACCAGAACCTGATGCCCCATTTCCTGAGCTGCGTGCGGGGCTACACCACCCTGGGCGAGATCTGCGACACCCTGCGCGGGGTGTTCGGCGAATACCAGGCCCCCACGACCATCTAG
- a CDS encoding DJ-1/PfpI family protein — protein MSQPMTAGVLLFHEVEVLDFAGPFEVLTRSTDEAGRPCFQAFMLGPTPEVECMDRLVVRPHFTLEEAPDMDILVVPGGPGARVPENLEPMLSFLKMQAERVKVLASVCTGSYWLARAGLLDGLSATTHPMRLRNFAAAFPSIKVVHEKIVDLGNIITAGGVASGVDLGLHLLERFYGEEVRKREAVRLDGPWK, from the coding sequence ATGTCCCAGCCCATGACCGCCGGAGTGCTGCTGTTCCACGAGGTGGAGGTCTTGGACTTTGCCGGGCCTTTTGAGGTGTTGACGCGGTCCACCGACGAGGCCGGGCGGCCCTGTTTCCAGGCTTTCATGTTGGGCCCCACCCCGGAGGTGGAGTGCATGGACCGCCTGGTGGTGCGGCCCCATTTCACCCTGGAAGAGGCCCCGGACATGGACATCCTGGTGGTGCCCGGCGGCCCCGGCGCGCGGGTGCCCGAGAACTTGGAACCAATGCTCAGCTTCCTTAAAATGCAGGCCGAGCGGGTGAAGGTTTTGGCCTCGGTGTGCACCGGGTCGTACTGGCTGGCTCGGGCCGGGCTGCTGGATGGCCTAAGCGCCACCACCCACCCTATGCGCTTGAGGAACTTTGCCGCCGCTTTTCCTTCTATAAAGGTAGTGCACGAGAAAATCGTGGATTTGGGAAACATCATCACCGCCGGGGGCGTGGCCTCGGGGGTGGATTTGGGCCTGCACCTGCTGGAGCGTTTTTATGGCGAGGAGGTCAGGAAGCGGGAGGCGGTGCGGCTGGATGGGCCGTGGAAGTAG